A portion of the Salvelinus fontinalis isolate EN_2023a chromosome 32, ASM2944872v1, whole genome shotgun sequence genome contains these proteins:
- the otud6b gene encoding deubiquitinase OTUD6B, producing MEDVTIETAEEILAKQHRKEKKDLQAKIQSMKNAVPKNDKKRRKQLTEDIVKLEAELNQKHNEELQHLDSSVGGEKTVEEVVNGVESLALEGEEEQKDAKQGGGPSKAQKRRDKKAAAEKERERRIAEAEVENLSGLRHQEGLKLTQKLVERQLQIREISSDGHCMYRAVEDQLGQRGLGLTLKDLRTQTARHMRSHTDDFLPFLTNTNTGDMYTADEFDKYCSDVADTAAWGGQLELRALTQVLQLPIEVLQADSPAIMIGEEFDKSPITLIYMRHAYGLGEHYNSVERMKDPATQEET from the exons ATGGAAGATGTAACGATAGAGACAGCCGAGGAGATCTTAGCCAAGCAACATCGCAAGGAGAAGAAGGACCTGCAAG CTAAAATCCAGAGCATGAAAAATGCTGTCCCCAAAAATGACAAGAAGAGGCGTAAACAGCTGACTGAGGATATCGTCAAGCTGGAGGCTGAGCTGAATCAGAAACACAACGAGGAACTCCAACACCTGGACTCATCAGTAGGAGGAGAGAAGACG GTGGAAGAGGTTGTGAATGGAGTAGAGTCCCTGGCtttggaaggagaagaggagcagAAAGATGCCAAACAGGGAGGAGGTCCATCTAAGGCACAGAAGAGACGG GATAAGAAGGCAGCcgcggagaaggagagagagcgtcgCATAGCGGAGGCTGAGGTGGAGAACCTGTCTGGGCTGCGACACCAGGAGGGACTGAAGTTGACCCAGAAGCTTGTAGAGCGCCAGCTGCAGATCAGGGAGATTTCCTCAG atggCCACTGTATGTACCGTGCTGTGGAGGACCAGTTGGGGCAGCGTGGCTTAGGTCTGACCCTGAAGGACCTCCGGACCCAAACCGCTCGGCACATGAGGAGCCACACAGACGACTTCCTTCCCTTCCTCACCAACACCAACACAGGGGACATGTACACGGCTG atgAGTTTGACAAGTATTGCAGTGACGTGGCAGACACAGCCGCCTGGGGTGGACAACTGGAG CTGAGAGCTCTGACACAGGTCCTTCAGCTGCCAATAGAAGTGCTCCAAGCTGATTCCCCAGCTATAATGATTGGAGAGGAATTTGACAAATCACCCATCACCCTTAT